In a genomic window of bacterium:
- a CDS encoding dihydrodipicolinate synthase family protein, giving the protein MASDRALGGIFPIVPTIFDDHGELDETGQCATIDVLLRAGVHGVVLLANASEGYAVTDAERPRVIGCAVKRVDGRVPVVVTCNHPSTIGAVRYAREAQDLGADAVMFLPPFFGQWVSDLDGIERHADALSRSTTVPLILQDHPLSGVGMPAAFLAELARRVERLGYFKVEAAGAPAKIGRLRRLGRDAVKGAFGGIGGILFLEELEQGAAGTMPSSLLPGVFVHVLALYRGGDQQGAADLLARYLPLITFETHLGGYLAAKELLALGGTIGSAHVRGPIRSSWDEQTTRTFRRLVRGMDQQALAPS; this is encoded by the coding sequence GTGGCTAGTGACCGCGCGTTGGGCGGTATCTTTCCGATCGTGCCCACGATCTTCGATGACCACGGCGAGCTGGACGAGACGGGCCAGTGCGCGACGATCGACGTCCTGCTGCGCGCCGGCGTGCACGGCGTGGTGCTGCTCGCGAACGCCAGCGAGGGATACGCCGTCACGGACGCGGAGCGCCCCCGCGTGATCGGCTGCGCGGTCAAGCGGGTGGACGGTCGTGTCCCCGTTGTGGTGACGTGCAACCACCCGAGCACGATCGGCGCCGTGCGATACGCGCGCGAGGCGCAGGACCTGGGAGCCGACGCCGTGATGTTTCTCCCCCCGTTCTTCGGGCAGTGGGTATCCGACCTGGACGGAATCGAGCGACACGCCGACGCCCTTTCGCGGTCCACGACGGTGCCTCTGATCCTCCAGGATCATCCGCTCAGCGGCGTCGGCATGCCCGCGGCGTTCCTGGCGGAACTGGCGCGGCGCGTGGAACGCCTCGGGTACTTCAAGGTGGAGGCGGCGGGAGCGCCGGCGAAGATCGGGCGGCTACGCCGGCTGGGGCGGGACGCGGTCAAAGGCGCGTTCGGCGGGATCGGCGGCATTCTCTTCCTCGAAGAGCTCGAGCAGGGCGCCGCGGGCACGATGCCCAGCAGCCTGCTACCGGGTGTGTTCGTGCACGTGCTGGCCCTCTACCGCGGGGGCGACCAACAGGGGGCGGCCGACCTCCTGGCGCGGTATCTCCCGTTGATCACGTTCGAGACCCACCTCGGCGGGTACCTCGCGGCCAAAGAGCTCCTGGCCCTCGGCGGCACGATCGGGTCCGCGCACGTCCGCGGCCCGATCCGCAGCAGTTGGGACGAACAGACCACCCGGACGTTCCGGCGCCTGGTCCGAGGAATGGACCAGCAGGCCCTCGCGCCGTCGTGA
- a CDS encoding dihydrolipoamide acetyltransferase family protein translates to MAERTTRAWTSVPHFVLFRETDASRLVAWHDNVRRRVGADVTHTDLLVKLTAAALRHHSQLNARWSEGTIIHNEAIHIGLAIAIDDGLVVPVLRDADRLSLVETCLRRRDLANRARAGRLRPEDLRDGTFTISNLGMYGVDAFAAIINVPQAAILAVGRIADRVVPVAGRPAVRSMMTLTLSCDHRVVDGARAAKFLGTLADLIEEPAALVD, encoded by the coding sequence ATGGCTGAGCGCACTACGCGGGCGTGGACTAGCGTGCCCCACTTCGTCCTATTTCGCGAGACGGACGCGTCACGGCTCGTCGCCTGGCACGACAATGTCCGCAGGCGTGTCGGGGCGGACGTCACGCACACGGACCTCCTAGTCAAGCTCACTGCAGCCGCGCTGCGTCACCACTCGCAGCTGAATGCACGGTGGTCTGAGGGAACAATCATCCACAACGAAGCGATTCACATCGGCCTTGCCATCGCCATCGACGACGGTCTTGTCGTGCCGGTCCTTCGTGACGCCGATCGCTTGAGTCTTGTCGAGACGTGTCTTCGACGCCGGGATCTGGCCAACCGCGCCCGAGCGGGCCGGCTTCGACCGGAGGACCTGCGCGACGGGACATTCACGATCAGCAATCTGGGGATGTACGGGGTCGACGCGTTCGCGGCAATCATCAACGTGCCGCAGGCCGCAATCCTGGCTGTCGGCAGGATCGCCGACCGTGTGGTGCCGGTCGCGGGTCGGCCGGCGGTACGGTCAATGATGACGCTGACTTTATCGTGCGACCATCGGGTTGTCGATGGCGCGCGTGCAGCCAAGTTCCTAGGGACTCTGGCCGACCTGATCGAGGAGCCAGCTGCTCTGGTTGACTAA
- a CDS encoding sugar ABC transporter permease — protein MRTQVGRLRRFRTAYLLVLPACCFLAFTYAYPVTQLIVFSLHQRGRGEWVGLANYRLLLLDPLFRVSLLHNVLLLGVVPILVCLSVIVAALLHEQFRGWKVYRIVVFLPIMLPVVVAGIAFGFIYEVHGPLNITLQALGLGRFAQNWLGDARFALSAVAGVVVWRQLGFGIVLILARIVQIPLELYDSAGIDGAGWWQTLRLVTVPQLSTIIAFYVGVIVIELFSWVFNYVYVLTKGGPGFSTYVSELFIYDRAFGYDQMGIASAFSVMVLVGVVTSMFFYFTWLRGRDVF, from the coding sequence GTGCGCACGCAGGTAGGGCGACTGCGCCGTTTTCGGACGGCGTACCTTCTCGTCCTGCCTGCGTGTTGTTTCCTCGCTTTTACTTATGCCTATCCGGTCACGCAGCTGATCGTGTTCAGTTTACATCAGCGTGGGCGCGGTGAATGGGTGGGTTTGGCGAATTACCGACTGTTGTTGCTCGATCCGTTGTTTCGTGTATCTCTGTTGCACAATGTACTCCTTCTGGGAGTTGTGCCCATTCTCGTCTGCCTATCCGTCATCGTCGCAGCGCTCTTGCACGAGCAGTTTCGCGGCTGGAAGGTGTATCGCATCGTCGTATTTCTTCCGATTATGTTGCCCGTTGTAGTCGCCGGGATCGCATTTGGGTTCATTTACGAAGTTCATGGGCCGCTGAATATCACGTTGCAGGCGCTCGGCCTGGGACGATTCGCGCAGAACTGGCTGGGGGATGCGAGATTTGCGCTGTCGGCAGTCGCTGGTGTAGTGGTGTGGAGGCAATTGGGATTCGGCATTGTGTTGATCCTCGCGCGGATCGTTCAGATCCCGCTCGAGCTGTATGATAGCGCCGGCATCGACGGTGCGGGATGGTGGCAGACGTTGCGGCTGGTGACCGTGCCACAGCTCTCGACGATTATCGCATTCTACGTTGGGGTGATCGTTATCGAGCTCTTTAGTTGGGTGTTTAACTACGTCTATGTGCTGACTAAGGGTGGGCCGGGATTCAGCACCTATGTGAGTGAGCTCTTCATCTACGACCGGGCGTTCGGCTACGATCAGATGGGAATCGCGTCGGCGTTTTCCGTCATGGTGCTCGTGGGTGTGGTGACTTCGATGTTCTTCTACTTCACGTGGCTGCGCGGCCGCGATGTCTTTTAG
- a CDS encoding extracellular solute-binding protein: MLNQARSRRDLIKLAARMTVGLSVLSTAGRNAHAAGKPAGNLTFWWWGEQLAPGLKTYVGDAMPKFESQYPGSHVNAVLQASESLLPGFASACQAKQGADVQFMWSGSYVLGYVFQGCVKPVSDLLDKAELQHIQPDSLNETLYDGKIWGYPWFASPHLLVYNKSAFAKAGVNPDTPFRRWPEFLTAMDKLRAAGYVPWGWGVRGLTGIANVVGMLSVQNLNDTHELLPVITGKVSYTDPRYSSWLQWVDELQRRHVFNDDVTSLDYSQGQDLFAAGRAAMTEAGGAQVADYANKLGVDNVGISLPPIVGTGKLAGRMPNSSEQLLVTGWGNVDLAVALLKFLHTPPQLEAMYAASGALPTDNRFRLRSPKIPQHKLLATWLQTSALSNYQNVWPSQMDRGNLFLAVQSLLGGQLSPTAAAKQIDDGLRGWRAQNPDTLKNFEMWAASIK, encoded by the coding sequence ATGCTTAATCAGGCGCGTAGCAGGCGTGATCTGATCAAGCTCGCCGCCAGAATGACTGTCGGTCTTTCGGTACTGTCCACGGCGGGGCGAAACGCGCACGCGGCGGGAAAGCCGGCGGGGAACCTCACGTTCTGGTGGTGGGGCGAGCAATTGGCTCCCGGGTTGAAGACCTACGTGGGAGACGCCATGCCCAAGTTCGAGAGCCAGTATCCGGGAAGCCATGTCAATGCGGTGCTACAAGCGAGCGAGTCGTTGTTGCCCGGTTTTGCTTCGGCTTGCCAGGCGAAGCAAGGGGCAGACGTGCAGTTTATGTGGAGCGGGAGCTATGTACTCGGGTACGTTTTCCAGGGCTGCGTCAAACCGGTGAGCGATTTGTTGGACAAGGCCGAACTGCAACACATTCAACCAGACAGTCTGAACGAAACGCTGTACGACGGCAAGATTTGGGGATACCCTTGGTTCGCGTCTCCCCACCTGCTCGTCTACAACAAGTCCGCGTTTGCCAAAGCCGGGGTGAATCCGGACACTCCGTTCCGTCGGTGGCCTGAGTTCCTGACGGCGATGGACAAGTTGCGGGCGGCCGGGTACGTCCCATGGGGCTGGGGCGTCAGAGGACTGACCGGCATCGCAAACGTCGTGGGCATGCTTTCTGTGCAGAATCTGAACGATACTCACGAGCTTCTGCCGGTGATCACAGGCAAGGTGTCCTACACCGATCCGCGATACTCGTCGTGGTTGCAATGGGTCGACGAGCTGCAGCGACGGCACGTGTTCAACGACGACGTGACCTCTCTCGACTACAGCCAGGGGCAAGACCTTTTTGCTGCCGGCCGCGCCGCAATGACCGAGGCGGGAGGTGCGCAGGTCGCGGACTACGCAAACAAACTCGGCGTAGACAATGTCGGCATCAGCTTGCCGCCGATCGTCGGCACGGGCAAACTCGCCGGGAGGATGCCCAACAGTTCCGAACAGTTGTTGGTGACCGGGTGGGGGAACGTGGATTTGGCGGTGGCGCTGCTCAAATTCCTGCACACGCCGCCGCAACTAGAGGCGATGTACGCGGCATCGGGCGCACTTCCCACAGACAATCGATTCCGCCTGAGGTCGCCCAAGATCCCGCAGCACAAACTCTTGGCGACGTGGTTGCAGACATCAGCGCTCTCAAATTATCAGAATGTCTGGCCGAGCCAGATGGACAGAGGGAACCTCTTTCTCGCTGTGCAATCGCTGCTGGGCGGACAATTGAGCCCGACGGCAGCGGCGAAGCAGATAGACGACGGGCTGCGAGGCTGGAGGGCGCAGAACCCCGATACCCTCAAGAACTTCGAAATGTGGGCCGCCAGCATCAAGTGA
- a CDS encoding carbohydrate ABC transporter permease, which produces MLVLCAVALLPIYFMVISAFKTDVGYAQSPLGLPHPITLENFLRVFRQSSILRGGANSVVLTISSVGIALLVSTPAAYAFARMPFPGADLLFRLIAALMAVPVISVLIPLFVFMVNVHLINTYPAAILVYVGFLIPYKIFFLTAFFRQLPSPIIEAAILDGCNTPTLLRRVVVPLAKPALIAMAVISIIWVWNELLIALVFLQTDASRTLMVGLTVFQDEFRIDVPVTMAGLVLAVVPIVLVYMAGIRYFVSGFLGGAVHGE; this is translated from the coding sequence ATGCTTGTTTTGTGCGCCGTGGCCCTGCTCCCGATCTACTTCATGGTCATCAGCGCGTTCAAGACCGATGTCGGATACGCGCAGAGCCCCTTGGGGTTGCCGCACCCGATCACGCTCGAGAATTTTCTCAGGGTCTTCAGGCAGTCTTCGATCCTGCGCGGTGGCGCGAACAGCGTGGTCTTGACGATCTCATCGGTGGGGATCGCGTTGCTCGTTTCGACACCGGCTGCCTATGCGTTCGCACGGATGCCGTTTCCCGGGGCGGACCTGCTGTTTCGCCTGATTGCAGCGCTCATGGCCGTTCCTGTCATCTCGGTGCTCATCCCGCTGTTCGTGTTCATGGTGAATGTCCATCTGATCAACACGTACCCGGCGGCCATTCTCGTGTATGTGGGATTCTTGATCCCCTACAAGATCTTTTTCCTGACGGCGTTCTTCCGGCAGCTGCCCAGTCCTATCATTGAGGCGGCGATTCTTGACGGGTGCAACACCCCCACGCTCTTGCGCCGCGTCGTTGTTCCGCTGGCGAAGCCGGCGTTGATTGCGATGGCGGTGATCAGCATCATCTGGGTGTGGAATGAGTTGCTGATCGCGCTGGTGTTTCTCCAGACCGACGCAAGCCGCACGTTGATGGTCGGCCTGACTGTGTTTCAAGACGAATTTCGCATCGACGTTCCCGTGACGATGGCGGGTCTTGTCCTTGCGGTCGTGCCGATCGTGCTGGTTTATATGGCGGGTATCCGGTACTTTGTGTCGGGATTCTTGGGTGGGGCGGTGCACGGTGAGTAG
- a CDS encoding GntR family transcriptional regulator, whose protein sequence is MTLSTVIPLRYQLLEDLRKGIAGGRFRQGERFPSERELMAIYKVSRHTVREAVRDLVLEGVVRIERGRGTFVAPPRIQQELTSLTGFVEDMLLLGMRPNARVLSVKELSATGVVASRLNLREGARVIRIERIRLADNDPLSFDLTFLPFDIGQRVADENLAIYPIFSLLEDKLGIVLEKAEYCLEARAADRKIARALQVRSGAPLLVIERTVFAQSERPVDYELLHYRGDRLRYMVRLNRKRPDFRLWELKNKLELLDAGGSS, encoded by the coding sequence ATGACATTGAGCACAGTCATACCCTTGAGGTACCAGTTGCTCGAAGACCTCCGGAAGGGTATCGCTGGAGGTCGGTTTCGCCAGGGGGAAAGATTCCCGTCGGAAAGGGAATTGATGGCAATCTACAAGGTCAGCCGGCACACTGTCCGGGAGGCCGTGCGCGATCTTGTGCTCGAAGGGGTTGTCCGGATAGAGCGAGGTCGTGGTACGTTCGTCGCACCTCCCCGGATTCAGCAGGAACTGACATCTCTCACGGGGTTCGTTGAGGACATGCTATTGTTGGGGATGCGGCCGAACGCGCGCGTCCTCAGCGTGAAGGAACTCAGCGCCACAGGTGTCGTGGCCTCGCGGCTCAATCTTCGCGAGGGCGCGCGGGTCATAAGGATCGAACGTATCCGCCTCGCAGACAACGATCCTTTGTCATTCGATCTCACGTTTCTTCCCTTCGATATCGGCCAGAGAGTGGCGGACGAAAATCTCGCAATCTACCCTATCTTCAGTCTTCTCGAGGACAAGCTCGGTATCGTTTTGGAGAAAGCAGAGTACTGTCTTGAGGCCCGCGCTGCCGACCGCAAGATCGCGCGCGCTCTGCAGGTAAGGTCAGGGGCACCGCTTCTGGTTATCGAGCGGACTGTCTTTGCCCAGAGCGAGCGCCCCGTTGACTACGAGCTGCTGCACTATCGGGGGGATCGGTTGCGATACATGGTACGGCTCAATCGGAAGCGACCCGACTTTCGTCTGTGGGAGCTCAAGAACAAGCTGGAGTTGTTGGACGCGGGTGGATCATCATGA
- a CDS encoding 2-dehydropantoate 2-reductase — MASIAVVGVGSIGGFFAARAVATGRHNVRLCVRRPFARLRLETGSSISEHPVPVHTDPTEVGVVEWVLLATKTYQTPATAPWLRALCGSGTKVAVLQNGVEHRERVAPFAGEAEVLPAVVYCDASAVAPGHIVHYGGNRLIVPDVPAAYEFQRLFVGADVQVEIDRDFTTAVWTKLCRNVAANSVTAITGQRLNIFQRPDVAALGLALIEECMAVGVKEGARLGTTPANRVVDLSRFPSDGSTSMLHDRLAGRPLEYDALNGAVVRLAARHGLEVPLNRAVSALLGAISDAQIPPEGNHA; from the coding sequence ATGGCGTCAATTGCGGTCGTGGGGGTAGGATCGATCGGTGGGTTCTTCGCTGCGCGTGCCGTCGCTACCGGTCGGCACAATGTGCGGCTGTGTGTGCGGCGACCGTTCGCGCGTCTGAGGCTAGAGACAGGTTCCAGTATCTCCGAACACCCCGTGCCGGTTCATACCGACCCGACCGAAGTCGGGGTCGTCGAATGGGTTTTGCTGGCGACGAAGACATACCAGACACCGGCAACGGCGCCTTGGCTCCGCGCTCTGTGCGGGAGCGGGACGAAAGTCGCCGTGCTGCAGAATGGCGTGGAGCATCGGGAGCGCGTCGCGCCATTCGCCGGAGAGGCGGAGGTTCTTCCGGCGGTTGTCTATTGTGACGCTTCGGCGGTCGCTCCGGGTCACATCGTGCATTACGGCGGCAACCGCCTTATTGTACCTGATGTGCCCGCGGCTTATGAGTTTCAGAGACTTTTCGTCGGGGCGGACGTGCAGGTCGAAATAGATAGAGATTTTACCACCGCGGTGTGGACGAAGTTGTGCCGAAATGTGGCGGCGAATTCCGTAACAGCGATTACTGGGCAGCGACTCAACATATTTCAGCGGCCGGACGTTGCGGCGCTTGGGTTGGCTTTGATCGAAGAATGCATGGCGGTTGGCGTCAAGGAAGGCGCGCGACTTGGCACGACCCCCGCGAATCGCGTTGTCGATCTATCTCGCTTTCCATCAGACGGCAGCACTTCGATGCTGCACGATAGATTGGCGGGGCGTCCGTTGGAATACGATGCGCTCAATGGGGCGGTTGTCCGACTCGCTGCTCGGCATGGGCTTGAGGTTCCTCTCAACAGGGCAGTCTCGGCACTCCTCGGTGCCATCAGCGATGCTCAAATTCCGCCGGAGGGAAATCACGCGTGA
- a CDS encoding alpha-ketoacid dehydrogenase subunit beta, producing the protein MREITFAQAIREAVAEEMRRDPHVLVLGEDVAEAGTPFKVLSGLVDEFGRDRVIDTPISEPGFTGIGVGAAMTGLRPVVDIMFGDFMTLVMDQVANQAAKVHYMSGGKLRVPLVVRTTLGATRRSAAQHSQSLHAWVSHIPGLKVVLPSTPYDAKGLLKTAIRDDNPVVVFEDKMMYQLKGPVPDGEYTIPFGVADIKRSGTDLTIVATSSMVHVALTAAETLERLGVSAEVIDPRTTVPLDTQTLVESARKTGRAIVIDEGYRQYGVTGEIAAVIAEGAFYDLDAPIRRIGAMDVPVPFSPVLEDLTVPTPDAVVQVAKALCGKG; encoded by the coding sequence ATGCGCGAGATCACGTTTGCGCAGGCAATCCGCGAGGCGGTTGCTGAGGAGATGCGTCGCGATCCGCACGTACTGGTGCTGGGCGAAGATGTCGCTGAGGCGGGTACACCGTTCAAGGTGCTGTCCGGCCTTGTGGACGAGTTCGGCCGGGACCGTGTCATCGACACGCCAATCTCGGAGCCGGGGTTTACCGGCATCGGCGTGGGGGCGGCGATGACGGGTCTGCGACCGGTCGTCGACATCATGTTCGGGGACTTCATGACGCTTGTTATGGATCAAGTGGCGAATCAAGCGGCCAAGGTCCACTACATGTCCGGTGGGAAGCTCCGCGTGCCGCTGGTGGTCCGCACGACACTCGGCGCAACCCGGCGGTCTGCAGCCCAGCACAGCCAGAGCTTGCATGCGTGGGTGAGCCACATTCCCGGGCTCAAGGTCGTGCTACCATCGACGCCATACGACGCTAAGGGTCTGCTGAAGACGGCGATCCGGGATGACAACCCTGTTGTCGTTTTTGAGGACAAGATGATGTACCAACTCAAGGGCCCGGTGCCCGATGGTGAATACACCATCCCATTTGGTGTGGCCGACATCAAACGATCGGGGACTGACCTCACCATCGTTGCAACGAGCAGTATGGTACACGTGGCGCTGACCGCCGCGGAAACGCTCGAGCGGCTTGGCGTCTCCGCAGAAGTGATTGATCCTCGTACAACTGTTCCGCTTGACACTCAAACACTGGTCGAGTCCGCTAGGAAGACCGGCCGTGCAATCGTCATCGACGAGGGGTATCGGCAGTACGGGGTGACCGGCGAAATCGCCGCGGTTATTGCCGAGGGTGCATTCTATGATCTGGATGCTCCCATTCGCCGCATCGGAGCGATGGACGTGCCCGTCCCATTCTCACCGGTGCTGGAGGACTTGACCGTGCCCACACCTGACGCCGTCGTCCAAGTCGCGAAAGCTCTCTGCGGAAAGGGCTGA
- a CDS encoding VOC family protein, which translates to MGMTSTFGRIGQIALVVRDLDKAMRAYWEILGVGPWRVYTYGPPLVRDMTYRGRKQDYRMRLALAQARDLTLELIQPLSGESLYTEHLQQKGEGLHHVGFVVDSLTEAIAEAAKLRLPVLQSGRGYGLDGDGGYAYLDTESQLGMIAELIEIPKRRRSPEAEFPTQSPDRT; encoded by the coding sequence ATGGGGATGACATCTACCTTTGGGCGTATCGGGCAAATTGCCTTGGTTGTCCGAGATCTCGACAAGGCGATGCGAGCTTACTGGGAGATCTTGGGGGTCGGCCCCTGGCGAGTCTATACTTATGGGCCGCCCTTGGTAAGGGACATGACGTATCGTGGTCGTAAGCAGGATTATCGAATGCGACTCGCATTGGCGCAAGCCCGCGATCTCACGCTGGAGTTGATTCAGCCTCTTTCCGGAGAGAGTCTCTATACTGAACACTTGCAACAAAAGGGCGAGGGGTTGCATCATGTCGGCTTTGTCGTCGATTCTCTAACGGAGGCGATTGCCGAGGCGGCCAAACTGCGGCTTCCGGTATTACAAAGCGGTCGCGGGTACGGTCTCGACGGGGACGGTGGGTATGCGTACTTGGACACAGAGTCGCAATTGGGCATGATAGCGGAGCTGATTGAAATCCCAAAACGAAGGCGGTCGCCTGAGGCTGAGTTCCCGACGCAAAGCCCTGACCGGACCTGA
- a CDS encoding thiamine pyrophosphate-dependent dehydrogenase E1 component subunit alpha, which translates to MSHLPAPMAIQPDLSDVGPEQWLGMYRRMVTIRRFEEMVNELYTSAKMPGLAHLYIGEEAVAVGVCGTLRRDDYITSTHRGHGHCLAKGAAVDRMFAELLGKAPGYCRGKGGSMHIADPDVGNLGANAIVGGSAGIAAGAALSAVRRGTGQVSVCFFGEGALGQGLLYETMNMASLWHLPVIYVCEDNRYNEYTPMTETTAGAVPARPEAFGIPCIEVDGQALTEVYLAARTAVARARHGDGPTFLLCQTYRFRGHHVGDVNRGYYRSKEEEQSWIKERDPIAITKEWLRAQEFADDAAMALIDREVGDEVARGVESALAAPYPDPGEVDHHVYA; encoded by the coding sequence ATGTCACACTTACCCGCACCGATGGCGATCCAGCCCGATTTGAGCGACGTCGGTCCCGAGCAATGGCTCGGAATGTACCGCCGAATGGTCACCATCCGCCGCTTCGAGGAGATGGTGAACGAATTGTACACTAGTGCCAAGATGCCTGGGCTCGCGCACCTCTACATCGGCGAGGAGGCGGTTGCCGTCGGCGTGTGCGGGACGCTGCGACGTGACGACTACATCACCAGCACCCACCGGGGACACGGACACTGTCTGGCCAAGGGCGCGGCGGTGGACCGGATGTTCGCCGAACTACTCGGTAAGGCACCCGGCTATTGCCGGGGCAAGGGAGGTTCGATGCACATCGCCGACCCGGACGTTGGAAACTTGGGTGCGAATGCGATTGTCGGGGGTAGCGCCGGAATCGCGGCGGGAGCGGCGCTGTCGGCCGTCCGGCGCGGGACCGGCCAAGTGTCCGTGTGCTTTTTCGGCGAAGGGGCTCTCGGTCAGGGTCTGCTGTACGAGACGATGAATATGGCCTCACTATGGCATCTGCCGGTGATCTATGTCTGCGAGGACAATCGATACAATGAGTACACGCCGATGACTGAAACGACCGCGGGAGCGGTGCCGGCGCGGCCGGAAGCATTTGGCATTCCCTGTATCGAGGTCGATGGCCAGGCACTGACCGAGGTGTATCTGGCGGCACGCACCGCCGTCGCACGCGCGCGCCACGGCGACGGACCTACGTTCCTACTGTGCCAGACTTACCGGTTCCGCGGCCACCATGTCGGCGACGTCAACCGAGGCTACTACCGATCCAAGGAGGAGGAACAATCCTGGATCAAGGAGCGCGACCCTATCGCCATCACAAAGGAATGGCTGCGCGCGCAGGAATTCGCCGACGACGCGGCGATGGCACTGATCGATCGAGAGGTCGGCGATGAGGTGGCGCGAGGGGTCGAGTCCGCCCTCGCCGCGCCGTATCCGGATCCGGGAGAGGTGGATCATCATGTCTACGCTTAG
- a CDS encoding mandelate racemase/muconate lactonizing enzyme family protein, with translation MRIVDVEAIPIKIPETEFWGGRGAEVARTTPTDSDYVEQPEWIGLYSSKIETCVIRVETDAGIVGFGEGQTPIGPEVTAAAVTRVLRPILLGEDPMQVRVLRRRMYEALLPRGHFTGYILDAIAGVDIALWDLRGKILNCPVHALLGGAFRLSVPAYVSGLRGATVDEQIAVAQDYVARGFRAIKLFLTEGFDRDVSRLRRIREALDPTVKLMVDLLWAYDAPTALRMGQVLDELGATWLEAPIHPENLEAHAELAQVLRVPVASGETDRTRYQFRRQFERRALDIAQPDVGRCGITEGRAIAEIAEAYHIPITMHTGMASAVLIAASLHLAATIPDCLYQEYQPFVHDVASRFVTPVLVCDRGQYIVPEGVGLGIKVDEAALREYAADR, from the coding sequence ATGCGCATCGTTGACGTTGAGGCTATTCCGATCAAGATTCCGGAGACGGAATTTTGGGGAGGGCGGGGCGCGGAGGTCGCTAGGACGACGCCTACTGACTCGGACTACGTGGAGCAGCCCGAGTGGATCGGTCTCTATTCGTCAAAGATCGAAACCTGCGTGATCCGTGTCGAGACAGACGCCGGCATTGTAGGGTTTGGCGAGGGGCAAACACCAATTGGACCTGAGGTGACGGCGGCGGCAGTCACTCGGGTGCTTCGGCCCATTCTGCTCGGCGAAGATCCGATGCAGGTGCGTGTCCTCCGGCGGCGCATGTACGAGGCGTTGTTGCCGCGGGGGCACTTTACCGGTTACATTCTCGATGCGATTGCGGGCGTCGATATCGCGCTCTGGGACTTGAGAGGCAAGATCTTGAACTGCCCCGTCCACGCTCTCTTAGGCGGCGCGTTCAGACTGTCTGTGCCTGCCTACGTCTCGGGTTTGCGGGGGGCGACGGTCGACGAACAGATCGCCGTGGCTCAAGATTACGTCGCGCGCGGGTTTCGCGCCATTAAGCTGTTCCTCACGGAGGGATTCGATCGCGACGTCAGCCGCCTTCGACGGATCCGTGAGGCGTTGGATCCTACGGTGAAGCTGATGGTGGATCTCCTCTGGGCGTACGATGCGCCGACAGCTTTGCGGATGGGACAGGTGTTGGACGAGCTTGGAGCCACGTGGCTCGAGGCGCCGATCCACCCTGAGAACTTGGAGGCCCACGCGGAGCTGGCGCAGGTCCTTCGGGTTCCCGTGGCAAGTGGGGAAACCGATCGCACGCGGTACCAATTTCGCCGTCAGTTTGAGCGGCGAGCATTGGACATCGCCCAACCAGACGTCGGCCGATGCGGCATCACGGAGGGCAGAGCGATTGCAGAAATTGCCGAAGCGTATCACATTCCGATTACGATGCACACCGGTATGGCTTCAGCCGTTCTGATCGCCGCTTCGCTGCACTTGGCGGCGACGATCCCGGACTGTCTGTACCAGGAGTATCAGCCGTTCGTCCACGACGTTGCGTCTCGTTTCGTTACACCCGTGCTGGTGTGTGACCGTGGGCAATACATCGTGCCGGAGGGAGTCGGCCTCGGCATCAAGGTCGACGAGGCGGCGCTGAGGGAGTACGCCGCGGACCGTTGA